Proteins from one Podospora pseudocomata strain CBS 415.72m chromosome 4, whole genome shotgun sequence genomic window:
- a CDS encoding hypothetical protein (COG:Q; EggNog:ENOG503Q4VT), with the protein MASTDKTIVLITGANSGIGLETIVTISKSSPNYHLLLAARSLDKGNAALAKIQAEHGAALLSPVSVVTLDVTSLPTIETTASYIESAFGRLDVLIQNAGVIVYRPCSTLENLRETFETNTFGPKVLTEAMLPLLKKSRNARVIYVSSVQGSITFKLDPEYEYKHTRGIEYRMSKAALNMLAACDRYDFREWGGRVTAFNPGFCVTNLTGEEGRKQRVEAGARSAEDPARALLEVLEGKRDGDAWEENGMLDLDGGVIPW; encoded by the coding sequence GCGCCAACAGCGGCATCGGTCTCGAAACCATCgtcaccatctccaagtcCTCCCCTAAttaccacctcctcctcgccgcccgctCCCTCGACAAAGGcaacgccgccctcgccaaaatCCAAGCCGAGCACGGCGCTGCTCTCCTATCCCCCGTCTCAGTCGTCACGTTGGacgtcacctccctccccactaTCGAAACCACCGCATCATACATCGAATCCGCCTTTGGCCGCCTCGACGTCCTGATCCAAAACGCGGGTGTCATCGTCTACCGCCCTTGCTCCACCCTCGAAAACCTCCGCGAGACGTTTGAAACAAACACCTTTGGCCCGAAGGTCCTGACAGAGGCaatgctgccgctgctgaaAAAGTCGAGGAACGCGCGCGTGATTTATGTGAGCTCGGTGCAGGGGAGTATCACGTTCAAGCTGGACCCGGAGTACGAGTACAAACACACGAGGGGGATCGAGTACAGGATGAGCAAGGCTGCGCTGAATATGCTGGCGGCTTGCGACCGGTATGATTTTCGGGagtggggtgggagggtgaCTGCTTTTAATCCTGGGTTTTGCGTGACCAACTtgactggggaggagggcaggaAGCagagggtggaggcgggGGCTAGGTCGGCGGAGGATCCGGCAAGGGCTTTGCttgaggtgttggaggggaagagggacgGGGATGCGTGGGAGGAGAATGGGATGTTGGatttggatgggggggttatTCCTTGGTGA
- the TRP2_1 gene encoding anthranilate synthase component 1 (EggNog:ENOG503NVS2; BUSCO:EOG09262L1P; COG:E) yields the protein MASTAKLDIRPSAEEARSVFEQARQASPRPTLLPVCYSVPSDLLTPSAIYLKLSNGATAEYSFLLESATGSTGTIGRYSFIGANPRKVLATGPGYEDVGDPLRALESTLGQDRVLSIPSLRLPSLTGGAVGYLSYDCIRYFEPKTARALKDNLQIPEALFMLFDTIVAFDHFYQTVTIVTHMRLPETVGDEFQAAYDEAAATIKSTLELIQQNEIPLPPATPSKPASEQQYSSNVGRHGYETFVTELKKHIIKGDIIQAVPSQRFSRSTSLHPFNIYRTLRSLNPSPYLFFLSCSDFHIIGASPECLMKTDGYADLPEDERFGYSAQDALSRPKIVNHAIAGTIKRGANPAEDDELAAILQNSTKDRAEHVMLVDLARNDVNRVCHPSTVKVDRLMRIDRFSHVQHLTSEVSGLLRPECTRWDAMRSIFPAGTVSGAPKIKAMELIYDLEKEKRGIYAGATGWFAYDVVRSLGEGKGFKLDEGQMDTCIAIRTMLVKKGVAYLQAGGGIVFDSEKTEEWMETMNKLAANLRCIEQAEKYYGDGAGTKSVQDIIDDERRKGDEYYSSLQTTSAGA from the exons ATGGCTTCCACCGCGAAACTCGACATCCGGCCATCCGCCGAAGAGGCCCGCTCTGTTTTTGAGCAGGCCCGCCAAGCCAGTCCACGGCCAACCCTCCTTCCCGTTTGCTACTCAGTTCCCTCGGACCTGTTGACGCCATCTGCCATCTACCTCAAGCTCTCCAACGG TGCCACCGCTGAGTATTCATTCCTTCTCGAGAGCGCCACCGGTAGCACTGGGACGATTGGCCGTTATAGTTTTATCGGTGCCA ATCCCAGAAAAGTGCTGGCCACCGGCCCCGGATATGAAGATGTCGGCGACCCCCTCCGTGCTCTTGAGAGTACTCTCGGTCAGGATCGTGTTCTCAGCATCCCATCACTGAGACTCCCCAGTCTGACCGGAGGTGCTGTCGGGTACTTGTCCTATGACTGCATCAGGTACTTTGAGCCCAAGACGGCCAGAGCTCTCAAGGACAACCTACAGATCCCCGAGGCGCTCTTTATGCTTTTTGACACCATCGTCGCCTTTGACCACTTTTACCAGACCGTTACCATTGTGACTCACATGAGACTACCGGAAACCGTCGGGGATGAGTTCCAAGCTGCCTACGACGAGGCCGCTGCCACAATCAAGTCCACTCTGGAACTTATTCAACAGAACGAGattcctcttccacccgcGACACCCAGCAAGCCGGCCTCGGAGCAGCAATATTCATCAAACGTTGGCCGTCATGGCTATGAGACCTTTGTCACTGAGCTCAAAAAGCACATCATCAAAGGCGACATCATTCAGGCTGTCCCATCACAACGCTTTTCCCGAAGCACCAGCCTGCATCCATTCAACATCTATCGCACATTGCGGTCCCTGAACCCATCCCCatacctcttcttcctgtctTGCTCCGACTTCCACATTATCGGCGCTTCACCAGAATGTCTTATGAAGACAGACGGCTACGCTGACCTTCCTGAAGACGAAAGATTTGGCTACTCTGCGCAAGACGCCCTTTCCCGCCCGAAGATTGTCAACCATGCCATCGCAGGCACCATCAAGCGCGGCGCCAACCccgccgaggatgatgaactTGCCGCCATTCTCCAAAACAGCACCAAGGATCGCGCCGAACACGTCATGCTTGTTGATTTGGCCCGCAACGACGTCAACCGCGTTTGCCACCCCTCTACTGTCAAGGTTGACCGCCTCATGCGCATTGACCGTTTCTCTCATGTTCAGCATCTGACGTCAGAGGTATCGGGACTGCTGAGACCAGAATGCACACGCTGGGATGCCATGCGCAGCATCTTCCCCGCTGGCACTGTCTCTGGCGctcccaagatcaaggctATGGAGCTGATCTACGacttggagaaggagaagagaggcATTTACGCCGGCGCTACCGGATGGTTCGCCTACGATGTAGTCCGTTCCCTGGGAGAGGGCAAGGGGTTTAAACTGGATGAGGGGCAGATGGATACTTGCATTGCCATCCGTACCATGCTTGTCAAGAAGGGTGTCGCCTACCTCCAGGCCGGTGGCGGTATTGTCTTTGACAGCGAAAAGACCGAGGAGTGGATGGAAACCATGAACAAGCTGGCGGCCAACCTCAGGTGTATCGAGCAGGCTGAGAAGTACTATGGTGATGGAGCCGGCACGAAGTCGGTTCAGGACATCATCGACGACGAGAGGAGAAAGGGAGATGAATATTACTCCAGCCTTCAAACCACCAGCGCTGGGGCTTAA